A genomic region of Natronoarchaeum mannanilyticum contains the following coding sequences:
- a CDS encoding PrsW family intramembrane metalloprotease, with product MTPGPSRRSVRQRVRGVGARFRRLAAAAREFAAKTLRIARWEVTRSAGTLDRRTVLLGLAGVLLVGLIAPAAMGGSAALDEGIYRVGVDDENPYYPVVEHSSAFRPVEPDQDAFNHSDMELLIDGGTIHYNSSIGKSEAALSEFAGAVEAYNYEMMRQERNQTAAFPVVVDLRYEERPPIDSTVSAPDGQDGTTGGGAGDGSNDSGTDDGSTDGGSGDGSGDGTNGSGTDDGTNGSGTDDGNGSTDGSGDGTNGSGTDDGNGSTDGASDGTNGSDDGGGTDGTESGGGLLGGALGGDSTGNSPAEISPPFPMQSLVLAFLFIVPMNFVIQLYGGSIMNERINRRGELMLVAPVGRGAIVAGKTLPYLAALAIVSTAIALAIGGGGLAVAAVVPLAVLFLSAAFVGAMFSRSFKELTFVTVTISVGLSSYAFVPAIFTNVTPIAMISPLTLVVWDLQGEAVTAAEYAFSAGPPLLIGALLFGLGAGVYREEDMFSQRAVHLKALDALANYARSPRSVFGVTALSIPFVLLAELLAIAILFALPLELSAPVLLLSISIIEELAKSLHVYAGFAHNRWTPTLRSAAIVGSASGAGFFVAEKAMHVVSVAGITTLDLGRIAFPESAAGVDAPVAVAMFFLPLALHAVTAIVSAVGARRGRWQYSAALGLAIAIHTLYNLGVTRYVA from the coding sequence GTGACGCCCGGGCCGAGCCGGCGGAGCGTCCGCCAACGCGTCCGCGGCGTCGGCGCTCGGTTTCGGCGTCTCGCCGCCGCGGCGCGGGAGTTCGCCGCCAAGACGCTCCGGATCGCCCGCTGGGAGGTGACGCGCTCGGCGGGCACGCTCGACCGGCGAACCGTTCTGCTCGGACTCGCGGGCGTGTTGCTCGTCGGCCTGATCGCGCCCGCCGCAATGGGCGGCAGCGCCGCTCTCGACGAGGGGATCTACCGCGTCGGGGTCGACGATGAGAACCCCTACTACCCCGTCGTCGAGCACAGTTCGGCGTTCCGGCCGGTGGAACCGGACCAAGACGCGTTCAACCACAGCGACATGGAGCTGCTGATCGACGGTGGTACGATCCACTACAACAGTTCGATCGGCAAGAGCGAGGCGGCGCTCTCGGAGTTCGCCGGCGCCGTCGAGGCGTACAACTACGAGATGATGCGCCAGGAACGCAACCAGACCGCCGCGTTCCCCGTCGTCGTCGATTTGCGATACGAGGAGCGACCGCCGATCGACAGCACCGTCAGCGCGCCGGACGGGCAGGACGGGACGACCGGCGGCGGCGCCGGGGACGGGTCGAACGATTCCGGAACCGACGACGGCAGCACGGACGGCGGTTCGGGCGACGGGTCCGGTGATGGAACGAACGGCTCCGGGACCGATGATGGAACGAACGGCTCCGGGACCGATGACGGGAACGGGAGCACCGACGGGTCCGGTGATGGAACGAACGGCTCCGGGACCGATGATGGGAACGGGAGCACCGACGGGGCCAGTGATGGAACGAACGGCTCCGACGATGGCGGCGGTACCGACGGCACAGAGTCGGGCGGCGGCCTGCTGGGCGGCGCACTCGGCGGCGACAGCACCGGGAACTCGCCGGCCGAGATCTCCCCGCCGTTCCCCATGCAGTCGCTCGTGCTCGCCTTTCTGTTCATCGTCCCGATGAACTTCGTCATCCAGCTGTACGGCGGCTCGATCATGAACGAGCGGATCAACCGGCGGGGCGAGCTCATGCTGGTCGCGCCCGTCGGTCGCGGCGCCATCGTGGCGGGCAAGACGCTGCCGTACCTCGCGGCGCTGGCGATCGTCTCGACGGCGATCGCGCTCGCGATCGGCGGCGGCGGACTCGCGGTCGCCGCGGTGGTCCCGCTGGCGGTGTTGTTCCTGTCGGCGGCGTTCGTCGGCGCGATGTTCTCCCGGTCGTTCAAGGAGCTGACCTTCGTCACGGTGACGATCAGCGTCGGGCTGAGCTCCTACGCGTTCGTGCCGGCGATCTTCACGAACGTGACGCCGATCGCGATGATCTCGCCGCTGACGCTGGTCGTCTGGGACCTCCAGGGCGAGGCCGTCACGGCCGCGGAGTACGCGTTCTCGGCCGGCCCGCCGCTGTTGATCGGCGCGTTGCTGTTCGGGCTCGGCGCCGGCGTCTACCGCGAGGAGGACATGTTCAGCCAGCGCGCGGTCCACCTCAAGGCGCTGGACGCGCTGGCGAACTACGCCCGATCTCCGCGGAGCGTCTTCGGCGTCACGGCGCTGTCGATCCCCTTCGTCCTGCTCGCCGAGCTGTTGGCGATCGCGATCCTGTTCGCGCTCCCGCTGGAGCTGTCAGCGCCCGTACTGCTGCTCTCGATCTCGATTATCGAGGAACTCGCCAAGAGTCTCCACGTGTACGCCGGGTTCGCGCACAACCGCTGGACGCCGACGTTGCGCTCGGCCGCGATCGTCGGGTCGGCCAGCGGCGCCGGCTTCTTCGTCGCCGAGAAAGCGATGCACGTCGTCAGCGTCGCCGGCATCACGACGCTCGATCTGGGGCGCATCGCGTTCCCCGAGAGCGCCGCCGGCGTGGACGCGCCGGTCGCCGTGGCGATGTTCTTCCTGCCGCTCGCGCTGCACGCCGTGACGGCGATCGTCTCGGCCGTCGGCGCGCGCCGCGGTCGCTGGCAGTATTCGGCGGCGCTCGGACTGGCGATCGCGATTCACACGCTGTACAACCTGGGGGTGACCCGCTATGTCGCGTGA
- a CDS encoding ABC transporter permease: MSRDGSPWGSRLTIAKRELATLKSEKTIVLALVIQLFVAAFSSFLVVGLVSLYDPGGAEGQTVTVGVSGEQRHDLAAIANQQEGVRPVVYDTGESARQAYRDHAVDAAMIANQRSDGRIQVETIAPDSGVESTLVVVSLQETLMEYERYERDQRSAHLDARPLGVPEVPSENPYYGFTYTVLVPLLVLLPVFISGSLAVDAVTEELERGTLELLAVAPVELREIVDGKLLAAAGLAPVQAALWLVLLSANGTPVANAPALLAVAGALSLAVVSMGIALALVTADRRQAQFLYSFGILTIAGVTTLLPEHPLNTIAKLAIGSPAETTWIAVAGYLCIGLAALVGVQFAVGRVDVDRLLGSA; the protein is encoded by the coding sequence ATGTCGCGTGACGGCTCGCCGTGGGGATCGCGACTCACGATCGCGAAGCGAGAGCTCGCGACGCTCAAAAGCGAGAAGACGATCGTGCTCGCGCTGGTGATCCAGCTGTTCGTCGCGGCGTTCTCGTCGTTCCTCGTCGTCGGGCTCGTCTCCTTGTACGACCCCGGCGGCGCCGAGGGGCAGACCGTGACGGTCGGCGTCTCGGGCGAGCAGCGCCACGATCTCGCCGCGATCGCCAACCAGCAGGAGGGCGTTCGACCCGTAGTGTACGATACCGGCGAGAGCGCGCGCCAGGCGTACCGCGACCACGCGGTCGACGCCGCGATGATCGCCAACCAGCGGTCCGACGGGCGGATCCAGGTCGAGACGATCGCGCCCGATTCGGGCGTCGAGTCGACGCTCGTCGTCGTCTCGCTCCAGGAGACGCTCATGGAGTACGAGCGCTACGAGCGGGACCAGCGGAGCGCCCACCTCGACGCCCGACCGCTCGGCGTCCCCGAGGTGCCCTCGGAGAATCCCTACTACGGGTTCACCTACACGGTGCTCGTTCCGCTGCTCGTCCTCCTGCCGGTGTTCATCAGCGGCAGCCTCGCCGTCGACGCCGTCACCGAGGAGCTGGAGCGGGGAACGCTGGAACTGCTCGCGGTCGCGCCGGTGGAACTCCGCGAGATCGTCGACGGGAAGCTGCTGGCGGCGGCTGGACTGGCGCCCGTGCAGGCCGCGCTGTGGCTGGTGCTGCTGTCCGCGAACGGGACGCCCGTGGCGAACGCGCCCGCGCTGCTCGCGGTCGCCGGCGCGCTCTCGCTGGCGGTCGTCTCGATGGGGATCGCGCTCGCGCTGGTCACCGCCGACCGGCGCCAGGCGCAGTTCCTCTACTCGTTCGGTATCCTCACGATCGCCGGGGTGACGACGCTGCTGCCCGAGCATCCGCTGAACACGATCGCGAAGCTGGCGATCGGCAGCCCCGCAGAGACGACCTGGATCGCCGTCGCTGGCTACCTCTGCATCGGGCTGGCGGCGCTCGTCGGCGTCCAGTTCGCTGTCGGGCGCGTCGACGTCGACCGGCTGCTCGGCTCGGCGTGA
- a CDS encoding macro domain-containing protein — protein MELEVVRGDIAAQSADALVNAAGTSLQMGSGVAGALRRGAGREINEEAVSKGPVDLGAVAVTDAYDLDAEHVIHAAAMPHYGSGEATAESIRSATRNSLERADQLDCASLVLPALGCGVAGFELAEGARIICEEIDAYDPESLADVRFIAYSDEEYETVQRVAEDVRSE, from the coding sequence ATGGAGCTCGAGGTAGTACGGGGCGACATCGCCGCCCAGTCGGCCGACGCGCTGGTCAACGCGGCGGGGACGAGTCTGCAAATGGGCAGCGGCGTCGCCGGCGCGCTGCGGCGCGGCGCCGGCAGGGAGATCAACGAGGAAGCGGTCTCGAAAGGACCGGTCGATCTGGGCGCGGTAGCGGTGACCGACGCCTACGATCTGGATGCCGAGCACGTCATCCACGCCGCCGCGATGCCACACTACGGCAGCGGCGAGGCGACCGCCGAGAGCATCCGATCGGCGACGCGCAACTCGCTGGAGCGCGCCGACCAACTCGACTGTGCGTCGCTGGTGCTTCCGGCGCTTGGCTGCGGCGTCGCCGGCTTCGAGCTCGCCGAGGGTGCCCGCATCATCTGCGAGGAGATCGACGCCTACGATCCCGAGTCGCTGGCAGACGTGCGGTTCATCGCCTACAGCGACGAGGAGTACGAGACCGTCCAGCGCGTCGCCGAGGACGTTCGCAGTGAGTGA
- the trpB gene encoding tryptophan synthase subunit beta, with the protein MSKETPQHDDGQFEQYGGRHVPEPMEDALEQLAAGYEQIAQSPEFEAEFRDVLEHYAGRPTPVYHAERLSEEFGAEIYLKREDLLHGGAHKINNAVGQALLAKKAGKERLIAETGAGQHGTATAMVGAMFDLDTEIYMGEKDVERQEMNVFRMRLMGAEVNEVTRGGAGLADAVDAALEDMIENIDDTHYLVGSVVGPDPFPRMVRDFQSVLGREARDQIIEQAGQLPDAAVACVGGGSNAMGLFDAFRDDEEVALYGAEGGGEGSDSKRHAAPLDAGTDDVLHGMKTRVIDDDVEVHSVSAGLDYPGVGPEHAMFRSTGRAEYRGVDDDAALEAFRTLSRTEGIIPALETSHAIALAEELADEHDVILVNLSGRGDKDMQTAAEEFDLGA; encoded by the coding sequence ATGTCCAAGGAGACCCCGCAGCACGACGACGGGCAGTTCGAGCAGTACGGCGGCAGGCACGTCCCAGAACCGATGGAAGATGCGCTGGAGCAGTTGGCGGCGGGGTACGAGCAGATCGCGCAGTCGCCGGAGTTCGAGGCCGAGTTCCGCGACGTACTGGAACACTACGCCGGCCGTCCCACGCCGGTGTACCACGCCGAGCGGCTCTCGGAGGAGTTCGGCGCGGAGATCTATCTCAAACGCGAGGACCTGCTCCACGGCGGCGCCCACAAGATCAACAACGCCGTCGGCCAGGCGCTGCTCGCCAAGAAGGCGGGCAAGGAGCGGCTGATCGCCGAGACCGGCGCCGGGCAGCACGGCACCGCGACGGCGATGGTCGGCGCGATGTTCGACCTGGATACGGAGATCTACATGGGCGAGAAGGACGTCGAACGCCAGGAGATGAACGTGTTCAGGATGCGCCTGATGGGCGCCGAGGTCAACGAGGTGACCCGCGGCGGCGCCGGGCTGGCCGACGCCGTCGACGCCGCGCTGGAGGACATGATCGAGAACATCGACGACACGCACTACCTCGTGGGATCGGTCGTGGGGCCCGACCCGTTCCCGCGGATGGTCCGGGACTTCCAGTCGGTGCTGGGCCGCGAGGCCCGCGACCAGATCATCGAGCAGGCGGGCCAGCTCCCCGACGCCGCGGTCGCCTGCGTCGGCGGGGGGTCGAACGCGATGGGACTGTTCGACGCGTTCCGCGACGACGAGGAGGTCGCGCTCTACGGCGCCGAGGGCGGCGGCGAGGGGTCGGACTCGAAGCGCCACGCCGCGCCGCTCGATGCCGGCACCGACGACGTGCTCCACGGCATGAAGACCCGCGTCATCGACGACGACGTCGAGGTCCACTCCGTGTCGGCGGGGCTGGACTACCCCGGCGTCGGCCCCGAGCACGCGATGTTCCGGTCGACCGGGCGCGCCGAGTACCGCGGCGTCGACGACGACGCCGCCCTCGAAGCGTTCCGGACGCTCAGCCGCACCGAGGGGATCATTCCCGCGCTGGAGACCAGCCACGCGATCGCGCTCGCCGAGGAGTTGGCCGACGAGCACGACGTGATCCTCGTCAACCTGAGCGGGCGCGGCGACAAGGACATGCAGACCGCCGCGGAGGAGTTCGACCTCGGCGCGTGA
- a CDS encoding DUF7504 family protein, translating to MPDGPVGASERSAFSRQLSELKRDGSNLLVVGQRSSEGHSGVCRHLLGDDCAGRHRVVAFTQGESVCGYAPDDLDADGREIVRYDADDGSGADDDLSALGADVVDAVDALEARAEGFEPGELRLCFDSLGPLFVDHEPERLFRLLHVVTSRIRQVDGMGHFHLRVDRDSDHVNLLEPLFDAVVEVRDAEAGAEQRWHLRDGDVSTDWLQL from the coding sequence ATGCCAGACGGTCCGGTCGGCGCGTCGGAGCGCTCCGCGTTCTCCCGGCAGTTGTCCGAGCTCAAGCGGGACGGAAGCAACCTGCTCGTGGTCGGACAGCGCTCGAGCGAGGGCCACAGCGGCGTCTGTCGACATCTACTGGGCGACGACTGCGCCGGCCGTCACCGCGTGGTCGCGTTCACGCAGGGCGAGAGCGTCTGTGGCTATGCGCCCGACGATCTCGACGCCGACGGGCGCGAAATCGTCCGGTACGACGCCGACGACGGGAGCGGCGCGGACGACGATCTGAGCGCCCTCGGCGCCGACGTCGTCGACGCCGTCGACGCCCTCGAAGCGCGCGCCGAGGGCTTCGAGCCCGGCGAACTTCGGCTCTGTTTCGACTCGCTCGGCCCGCTGTTCGTCGACCACGAACCCGAGCGTCTGTTTCGCCTGCTCCACGTCGTCACGTCGCGGATTCGCCAGGTCGACGGGATGGGCCACTTCCACCTCCGCGTCGACCGCGACAGCGATCACGTGAACCTGCTCGAACCGCTGTTCGACGCCGTCGTGGAGGTGCGCGACGCCGAAGCGGGCGCCGAACAACGCTGGCACCTCCGGGACGGCGACGTGTCGACGGACTGGTTGCAGCTCTGA
- the hisC gene encoding histidinol-phosphate transaminase, producing the protein MQPRDLSAHDEYVAGRGIEEVARELGREPDDLVKLASNENALGPSPKAVEAIRERAESVHSYPKASHADLAEQLAERWDVAPEQIWLANGGDGALDYLSRAALEPGDAVLVPSPGFAYYSMSARYHHGAVREYALSKDDGFAQTAETVLSQYDGERIVYLTSPHNPTGSVVAPADVERIAAGTDEETLVVVDEAYGEFADVDSAVELLGERDDVAVLRTFSKAYGLAGLRLGYAVTPAEWADAYARVNTPFAASEIACRAGLAALDDDEHVEGTVETVEWAREYLAETVEAPTYDSQGNFVLFEVGDASAVAEALKQKGIIVRDCTSFGLDECIRVTCGTKPETRRAAEAINEVLAER; encoded by the coding sequence ATGCAACCACGCGACCTGTCGGCCCACGACGAGTACGTCGCGGGCCGGGGGATCGAGGAGGTCGCCCGCGAGCTCGGCCGGGAGCCCGACGATCTCGTAAAGCTCGCCTCCAACGAGAACGCGCTGGGCCCCTCGCCGAAGGCGGTCGAGGCGATCCGCGAGCGCGCCGAATCGGTCCACAGCTACCCGAAGGCGTCCCACGCCGACCTCGCGGAGCAACTCGCCGAGCGGTGGGACGTCGCGCCCGAGCAGATCTGGCTGGCGAACGGCGGCGACGGCGCGCTGGACTACCTCTCGCGCGCCGCGCTCGAGCCGGGCGACGCCGTACTCGTCCCCTCTCCGGGGTTCGCGTACTACTCGATGAGCGCGCGGTACCACCACGGCGCCGTCCGCGAGTACGCGCTCTCGAAGGACGACGGCTTCGCCCAGACCGCCGAGACGGTGCTCTCGCAGTACGACGGCGAGCGGATCGTCTACCTGACCAGCCCGCACAACCCGACCGGCTCGGTCGTCGCCCCGGCGGACGTCGAGCGGATCGCCGCAGGGACCGACGAGGAGACGCTGGTCGTCGTCGACGAGGCGTACGGCGAGTTCGCCGACGTCGACAGCGCGGTCGAACTCCTCGGCGAGCGCGACGACGTCGCCGTCCTCAGGACGTTCTCGAAGGCGTACGGCCTCGCCGGGCTGCGCCTGGGCTACGCCGTCACGCCCGCCGAGTGGGCAGATGCCTACGCCCGGGTGAACACGCCGTTCGCCGCCAGCGAGATCGCCTGCCGGGCCGGGCTGGCCGCGCTCGACGACGACGAACACGTCGAGGGGACCGTCGAAACGGTCGAGTGGGCCCGCGAGTATCTCGCCGAGACCGTCGAGGCGCCGACCTACGACAGCCAGGGTAACTTCGTGCTGTTCGAGGTCGGCGACGCGAGCGCGGTCGCGGAGGCGCTCAAGCAGAAAGGCATCATCGTGCGCGACTGCACGAGCTTCGGGCTGGACGAGTGCATCCGCGTGACCTGCGGCACGAAGCCGGAGACGCGCCGGGCCGCCGAGGCGATCAACGAGGTGCTCGCTGAACGATGA
- a CDS encoding adenylate kinase family protein: protein MRVAVTGTPGTGKTTATERLETDLDVVHLNEAVREHDLYEDVDEGRGSVIVDLEAASEWLGDRDDVVVESHLAHHLDVDRVVVLRCHPEDLEERLRERGDESEASIVENAESEALDVILSEAVDEHGIESVYEIDATDRSPDAVAAEIDAVVRGEREPSAGTVSFIEYL, encoded by the coding sequence ATGAGAGTCGCAGTCACCGGGACGCCCGGGACCGGCAAGACGACGGCGACCGAGCGCCTGGAGACCGACCTCGACGTGGTCCACCTCAACGAGGCGGTCCGCGAACACGACCTGTACGAGGACGTCGACGAGGGACGCGGTAGCGTTATCGTCGACCTGGAGGCCGCAAGCGAGTGGCTGGGCGACCGCGACGACGTGGTGGTCGAGTCGCATCTCGCTCACCACCTCGACGTCGACCGCGTGGTCGTGTTGCGGTGCCACCCCGAGGATCTCGAGGAGCGCCTGCGCGAGCGGGGCGACGAGAGCGAGGCGTCGATCGTCGAGAACGCCGAGAGCGAGGCGCTCGACGTGATCCTCTCGGAGGCCGTCGACGAGCACGGGATCGAATCCGTGTACGAAATCGACGCCACAGATCGGAGTCCGGACGCCGTCGCCGCCGAGATCGACGCGGTCGTCCGCGGCGAGCGCGAACCGAGCGCCGGAACCGTCTCGTTCATCGAGTACCTATGA
- a CDS encoding CDP-alcohol phosphatidyltransferase family protein, protein MTLDQFRHVADRMLDPFVSLSTKLGVTPDAISTLAFVVAAAAGGAYYLAGDAALWYFGGAVLVALNGWLDILDGAVAREMGTDSKAGDLLDHVLDRYADIVIVAGLAAGIDRYGIGLAAVTGVLMTSYLGTQSQAVGLDRVYGGMLGRADRLALIGIVTAIAAFVDVTLAGFGLVGVLLIVFAVVGHVTALQRFWGAWRALS, encoded by the coding sequence ATGACCCTGGACCAGTTCCGCCACGTGGCCGATCGGATGCTCGACCCGTTCGTCTCGCTGTCGACGAAACTCGGCGTCACGCCCGACGCCATCAGCACGCTCGCGTTCGTCGTCGCGGCCGCGGCGGGCGGCGCGTACTACCTCGCGGGCGACGCCGCGCTCTGGTACTTCGGCGGCGCGGTGCTGGTGGCGCTGAACGGCTGGCTCGACATCCTCGACGGCGCCGTCGCCCGCGAGATGGGCACCGACTCGAAGGCGGGCGACCTGCTCGATCACGTGCTCGATCGGTACGCCGACATCGTGATCGTCGCGGGACTAGCCGCGGGGATCGATCGCTACGGGATCGGCCTCGCGGCGGTGACGGGCGTGCTGATGACGTCGTATCTGGGAACGCAGTCACAGGCGGTCGGCCTCGATCGCGTGTACGGCGGGATGCTCGGGCGCGCCGACCGACTGGCGCTGATCGGGATCGTCACCGCGATCGCGGCGTTCGTCGACGTGACCCTCGCGGGCTTCGGACTGGTCGGCGTGCTCCTGATCGTGTTCGCCGTCGTCGGCCACGTCACGGCGCTCCAGCGCTTCTGGGGCGCCTGGCGCGCGCTCTCGTAG